The Rhipicephalus microplus isolate Deutch F79 chromosome 4, USDA_Rmic, whole genome shotgun sequence sequence tattataaatTATATATTATAAATTATATATTATaaattatatattatatattatattggcacatcccccaaagtgggtatgtgccaaggtttttaggctacaaacaaacaaaataaatgacttcagttgttttatgtataacttttttttcttttttgtctgattattatgttttcattttaaaggttttttgtttgtttaaaaaTATAACACCTTtatattattacctatattacctaattaattcAACCCTCCCTTTCAAGAAGTGaaataatttaaaaagcaaggcaccgtcccattcatggcctatccccttAGGttggttgcgccaaggtgttgaggaaccaaccaatcAACCAATCGTTACGGCGTGGCTGAAACCAGCCTCGGCTTGCGTTTCGTGAGGTCTGTATTTACGTCGCTTCGATTCTCCGGTCTCagcagtttttgtttgtttgttttttctcaaTCAGCGTTGTTTGCATCTTTCCCAGCTTATCTGTGCGGTGAGTAATATCAGCTATGTGTGCATCAGTTATCCATGCTGAATAACAATCACTGCCGCTTCAATGCTTGCTTTTTTTAACGCGACAGCATTTCAGCTTCAGTTTTAGTTTATTAGTTACATAAGCATCAATTACATTACACTTCTGTACAGATGAGGGTCCCAGAGTATGAATACTGAAAACGGGACCCTCAGTTAAAACCTACAACAAAACtaaagagcttgttttcttttttatttttaccttATAGCACCTATGAAAGATAGCGTGACTTCAATTAAACCAAGTTAACGAGAGTTCACAGGCCTATTGGTGCCCCGTTGCGAGAATAAAAAACGCAGGAATTAACTAGTACCCATCGCCATTCGATGGAGCTAATATTTTAAAGGGCTGTTTGCTTAGATTTAAGTGAATGCTAATTAAAGCacccccaggtagtcaaaatttccggagctttccaatACACGGTGTTCCTTTTTATCATgacgtggttttgagacgtaaaacagCTACAGTTTTAATAAATTGATTATGTCAAACAGCCTGCGGTGGCTTAACAACACTTCGTCAtcatgttgtgaaaacacacggAGCGATGCACCACGTTTACAAGCACGCAATACATACTTACGGAACTTGGTTACCATTCTCATTTGTTTACTAAGTTACAACGAAGGTTCATTCCCCAGCTTAAGCCTGTCATGCTGGGCAAGAATATTAATTTAGAAGAATTTATTTGTACAATATTTCAAAAACTGAAAGAGTAGGCCTGTTACGTACGGTGTCATTGCTGGTCATAATACATCCTACCGGTGCCGACAAATGTTCGAGCACTCGTGTTTCTCAACTTGATCTTCAAAGAATATTGGACGTTTATCCACAGAAGCATATGCACGTGGCACGCCCACCATCGTCATACCAAGCAAACCTGCAGCCGGAATTTCGTTCCCCACGCAAGCGTTACATAGTCATGGACTCATTTTGGCAATCTGTGACGTGATGACGTTGTCATAAGGTGACGTCATGACTTGCTTTGTATCTCTCGCGTCGACGTGGACGCTTTCGATGGTAAACCTTCGAGTTTGATGAGGCATGTAGGCATGAAGGAAAGGAAAGTGTCAAGCTGTTCTGTTGCAGTCACGTAGGCCCACACAAGGGTGATGGATGCTTCCTGGCAGGACACTACGTGCTGACAGCCAAGTCTTTCAAAAGGGCGTGGCTGGGGGAAGTCGAGCACCGGGGCAGAAAGGTCGAGGCGTCGACAGCATTGAACTTGACTTTGGAGCGTTGACAGCGCTGTCGGAAGAAGGGCGACCGGTATAGCTTTTCGAACCACATGCGCTCGTCACTCCGACCTCTCCCGGCTATGACGTTATGGCGAAAGCCCGTGTGGGCTCGGCAACGGCGTTTATACAAGCGAGAAAATCTATTTCGGTGCCTTGTTCCTCCTCACTCTCCTTTTGACGCTCTCTTCTTGCCCTTTGACGTGCGCTTTGAGATCTGTCTTTGACGAGCACGGCTTTCTTTCGCAAACGAGCCAGCCGCAAAGCTCTGGAAGTTCCCGATTTCGTGGCCGGTCGCAAAGCTTGCGAGGTATTTAATATTTTTAtcgagttttttttcttgtttctttgtttcaTATTATGTATTAGGCGATATCTATTATGTTGTCATTAAGCTATAACTGTGCTTTATAATGCAAGTAGTGCATTTGCTGTTGTTTTCCGCAAAAGTGTGATCACTCTTCAAGTAGGCGCTTTGCTTACATTAAGTTAAGCTCAGTGGTCCAAAGCAACACTCAAGCTGTGAGAAGAGGCGTGGTTCCAAATAACTCCTCATTAATCTTAAACGGAACTTTGTTATGcgccattgccccgccgcggtggtctagtggctaaggtactcggctgctgacccgcaggtcgcgggatcgaatcccggctacggcggctgcattaccaatggaggctgaaatgttgtaggcccgtgtgctcagatttaggtgcacgttaaaaaaccccaggtggtagaaatttctgaagccctccgctatggcgtctctcataatcatatggtctttttgggacgttgaacccgacATATCAACCAATTAATGTAATGCACCATTAATCGTTTTACCCGTGTCACGTGGCCGATTCTGATCCCGATCGGGTCAGATGCAGATTAAATTTCTTGATCGTGATTGGCTCTTTTGTGAAATATGCCGAATGCAGCCGATCACCGATAAAGAAATTCGGTTCCCATCGGGCTTATCAGTACCCGATGTAACGTCGGTATTATGCAAACGAGCatttttgtcgttgttcttgCCTAAtaaaacagattttttttcttgtgccacAGGACAGCCGAAATGATGCAGAAAATCAAGGACCCCGAAAAAATGAAGGTTTTCGGACTTTACGCCTTCAGAAGGCACAAGGAGGTAAGGAATGACTGCGTTCAGTTCTCGCCCTTAATGTTTGCCACACTTGGTAATGACTCATGCAATGCGTTCATGGATAAGGGCATAGCGGGCAACACTGTTGATAAGTTCAACTGCATTATTAAAAAAACTAAAGCCACCTTAATTAAACTAAACAGACGACGGGCTAAAAAGTAGTACATGCCTATGTTTCAAAGTGCAGTTGTGATGAGCAAAACTATTATGAGTATGTTAAATTAGCAATGTTAAAGGCACAAACTCAATATGGTAAAGGCGTGCACGACTACAGTGCGAAAGTGGCGAAAATTCAGGCTGGGAGCACAGGCGAATTGGCGACTAACGCAACAACTTAAGGAATAGCAGGCTTAAAGATACGCTCATCGAATTCTTGGGAAGGAATCGACTACGAATTGAAATACGCTAGCGAtcatacaatttttttattgtcttgtgtttTTTCCCACTATGATGAAGGATGATATGCCAACGTAAAGAAAAGTTTGAATATATATTTTATGTATGATTATTAATGggttgagaaagaaaagaaagagagcctCGTGGTTTTCTTAACGAGTTGTCACCATGATTGTTCAGAACTGTTAAATATCATTATCATCCTTCAAATGCTTTCAGTACTCTGATAATCCCTCGGTCATGCAAGATCGCTGTTACTGAATAAACGTGTCTAGCAAGCGTGCTTTTCTTTAATCTTCCAGCTAATCAAGGTTGGGTGATTGATTTCGTACTCGGTCATGCATCGTACTTCAAGCATAACGACCAAGACGGCAGTGGAGAAAGTGGCGTCCTCGTCTTTTTACTGCTGTTCGTGTCTGTTCAAATGCCTTCCCGTACAAAGTAACATGTATTTTCTCATTGAAAAGATCCCATAAGGAAATCGACATGCGCTAATTGCATGACATTCATTTTGGTCGTGCAGGTGATCCCTCTTGTCGCGATCATCTCGGTGGCCACCATCGGTTGCATCGGCTTCAGCATGTACACGATGACCAAGCCGGATGTCCAGTGAGTTTGAAACATGGAAGTATTAGCAGCTGTCGCAAACGTATGATCCTCCTGGTCATTGTGGTGGACGCGGAACTAAACCAGAGAGCTCTTCTACGTGTGCTCGAGTTAGGTTACGTGAGTCTAACAAGTAGTTTTAGAATAGGGTCCTTCAAAAAGAACCGTTGAGAACATGCATGTTAAGTGTGCATTCGCGACACCCTAACAGCGTTTTGGTTTCGCGTTGGGGATGCTATTTTTAAAATATAGCGGGATCCCCAAAGTCAGTCCCAAAAAGGGTGTCTTGAAGGGATAATTGGTACACGATGCTAAAAGGAAAATGCACAGGACCGAGACTATAACACACACTACACGAGCTCTCGTGTAGTGTGTTATGCAATTCTCGTCCAGTTCTTGCGCCGTTTCCACTTAGTGCCCCGAAAATCTTTGCGTCAAACCCAAGGCGACATGCCCTAAAGTGACGTTTTTAGCGTATACTTTTGGCTGATAAAAGCGTGCGTGAttactttaagaaaaaaaaaggctgctttTTGATACAGAAAAActttttttgcatttaaaaatGTAATGAATGCAGCTTCACgttactttattattattaaaggGTATGTCTAACTTTTATTTTTATCGTAGCTTCTCTTTGACGTTGTAGTGGCGCTAGAAACGCAAGACGCAATCGGTAAGAGCGAAACCCTGTTCGAAAACTTTAATTTCCTGCTTGACCCAATGCTATAGCGTACGCAAAGGTCTTTGGGGTCCCAAGCTTGCGGGGCCCTTATACGGAAGCTCTCTAATGACGTTACTAAGTGTGTAAATTAAGCAAAATCATGTCATATGCAGCAAGGGCAAGACGCGCAAGATAATTCCGTAGCTTTTATCAGTGCACAATAAtaattacagtttttttttttttgcttagacaGGCATGTGTGAACACTACTGTAACAAACCAACTTTAGATATAGTCTACGCATCAACTACTACGTTTGCTTAGGTTACCATTAAATAATCGTTATTTTCAATGTGAATCCTGATGCATATGTATTGTATACGCGCCTCTCTTTCACAGACACATTCTTGGTGAAAATCCCGTTTCAGTATGGCTACGTTTCAGTGACATACTATTAGCTAAATTTGTTCTTGGGCTAGTTAGTACAGACTtagtgaaatacaaaaaatacgcGTTTCATCAAGGAAGAATTCAAGAGAGAAAAAGGCGTCGCTCGCAGCTAATCTTCTTTTCAGTAAAGTAGCAACATGTATAGCCGTAGTAACCATGGGTAACCATGGCTGCCACGTCCCATAGTATCGCAGCCCGTGGGCCAGGTAAAAATAGACGGGATCGAGTCCCGTCCGCGACGgccgcattctcgatggaggcgaaagcactcgaggctcgcgtgcttagatttaggtgcacgattaaagaacctcaggtggtcgaaatttcgggagccctttactacggcgtccttcataatcatagATGGTTTGGGGGCGTTCAACCACTGTTATtcttattcatcatcatcataatcatcataatcatcatcatcatcatcatcatcgtcaccgTCGTCGTCCTCCTCCTAttcctcgtcgtcgtcgtcgtcgtcgtcgtcgtcgttgttgttgtggtggttgttgttgttgtggtggttgttgttgtggtggttgttgtggtggttgttgtggtggttgttgtggttgttgttgtggtggttgttgtggtggttgttgtggtggttgttgtggttgttgttgtggttgttgttgtggttgttgttgtggtggttgttgttgttgttgttgttgtggtggttgttgtggtggttgttgttgttgttgtggttgttg is a genomic window containing:
- the LOC119171836 gene encoding normal mucosa of esophagus-specific gene 1 protein, with the translated sequence MMQKIKDPEKMKVFGLYAFRRHKEVIPLVAIISVATIGCIGFSMYTMTKPDVQFSRKDKIPSWMRYSPDKTQKLYTTNENWKLDERTIEVEKLRKEIGSTH